A region of Sulfurimonas sp. DNA encodes the following proteins:
- a CDS encoding S1C family serine protease — MKKLLYILFTILLSTNIFANTEVEESIVKIYTVSKTPNYMTPWNSTIRRSHGSGSIINGKGKRILTNAHIVANQTFIEVKRYGSSKRYEAKVDYISHQADLAILTVLDESFFKGAKSLTFGELPTIRQEVTVYGFPMGGDSLSASTGIVSRIEHNMYAHSKEIFLSIQIDAAVNPGNSGGPAISDGKIVGVVMQQISRSQNLGYLVPAEIVKHFLADIKDGKYDGFPHLGVSSQKLENEALRSVNEMDKDTTGVLIIDVAEKSPAYDKIKPGDVLLSVDNNKIENDGTVEFRHHQFTSYKYYIDKKQLGEKISMRVLRNGVKKELSIKLNNIANDNLLVDTVIYDKMPRYYIYGGYVFSPLSRNLLQNSRSTLLSLREAASKWATEDKDDVVLLLKVLASDISRGDHDFSLWIIDRVNSKKFKNFKEFVKILKEFEGKYLVLENEDGVKVAICREKALKIENTILKRYSIENNERF; from the coding sequence ATGAAAAAATTATTATATATACTATTTACTATACTCCTAAGTACGAATATATTTGCAAATACTGAAGTGGAAGAATCTATAGTTAAAATATATACAGTATCAAAGACACCCAACTATATGACACCATGGAACTCTACTATAAGAAGGTCTCATGGATCAGGCAGTATTATAAATGGAAAAGGGAAAAGAATACTTACTAATGCTCATATAGTTGCAAATCAAACATTTATAGAAGTGAAGCGATATGGTTCATCTAAACGATATGAAGCAAAAGTGGATTATATTTCTCATCAAGCTGACTTGGCGATACTCACAGTTCTTGATGAATCATTTTTTAAAGGCGCTAAAAGTTTAACATTTGGCGAGTTGCCAACTATACGACAAGAGGTTACAGTTTATGGTTTTCCAATGGGTGGAGATAGTCTAAGTGCGAGTACTGGCATAGTTTCGCGAATAGAACATAATATGTATGCCCATTCTAAAGAGATATTTTTGTCTATTCAGATAGATGCCGCAGTAAATCCTGGAAATAGTGGAGGACCTGCTATAAGCGATGGAAAGATAGTTGGTGTAGTCATGCAGCAGATATCACGCTCTCAAAATCTTGGTTATTTAGTTCCTGCCGAAATAGTTAAACACTTTTTAGCTGATATAAAAGATGGAAAGTATGATGGTTTTCCTCATCTAGGAGTAAGTTCTCAAAAACTGGAAAATGAAGCACTAAGAAGTGTAAATGAGATGGATAAAGATACAACAGGTGTTTTAATAATAGATGTGGCAGAAAAATCACCTGCTTATGACAAAATCAAACCAGGTGATGTACTTCTTAGCGTAGATAATAATAAGATAGAAAATGATGGGACAGTAGAGTTTAGACATCATCAATTCACATCTTACAAATACTATATAGATAAGAAACAACTTGGTGAGAAAATTTCTATGCGTGTACTGAGAAATGGAGTGAAAAAAGAACTCTCAATAAAGCTTAACAATATAGCAAATGATAACCTTTTAGTAGATACAGTTATTTATGACAAGATGCCAAGATACTACATATATGGTGGTTATGTTTTCTCTCCACTGAGTAGAAATCTACTCCAAAATAGTCGTTCCACACTTCTTAGCCTTAGAGAAGCAGCATCTAAATGGGCAACAGAAGATAAAGATGATGTTGTTTTACTTTTGAAGGTTCTTGCATCTGATATAAGCAGAGGAGATCATGATTTTTCTCTTTGGATAATAGATAGAGTAAATTCTAAAAAGTTTAAAAATTTCAAAGAGTTTGTGAAAATACTTAAAGAGTTTGAAGGTAAGTACCTTGTTTTAGAAAATGAAGATGGTGTTAAAGTAGCTATATGCAGAGAAAAGGCTTTAAAAATTGAAAATACAATCTTAAAAAGGTATAGTATTGAAAATAATGAAAGATTTTAG
- a CDS encoding FAD-dependent oxidoreductase: MYDLAIIGAGINGASVAYEFAKVGKKVVIFDMEGIANGGSGAAGAFIAPKFSKEGELKELLNDAFVYSMEFYEKKFPHLLKKTKLFHSATDAKSSKILAKYKEKTSLKLQVASETFLNTLTPYAKEYGYICIDAGVVNAKAMCSAMCKSARFVEQKVESIVYDEAYWVINEIYSAKNVLLATGAYESIIKEPYIKLSGVWGHRIDIETSSENPCSIHQDVSISPSFNGELAIGATHNVHYHPQKSTTPYDLQEGRAELLSKAGKTIKLKDIKVLRDFTGLRSGSYDYMPIVGGLVMSKETLASKNIRYEVESSNTQNYTYYPNLYMINGNGGYGFVLAPYIAKILSEHILEAKEISKRLSPNRFFTRWAKKLF; the protein is encoded by the coding sequence ATGTATGACTTAGCAATAATTGGTGCAGGAATAAACGGTGCAAGTGTAGCTTATGAGTTTGCTAAGGTTGGGAAAAAAGTTGTTATCTTTGATATGGAGGGAATTGCTAATGGGGGAAGTGGTGCTGCTGGTGCTTTTATAGCTCCTAAGTTTTCTAAAGAAGGTGAGTTAAAAGAACTTTTAAATGATGCCTTTGTTTACAGCATGGAATTTTATGAGAAAAAATTTCCACATCTTCTTAAAAAAACAAAACTTTTTCATAGTGCAACAGATGCAAAATCATCAAAAATACTTGCAAAATATAAAGAAAAAACTTCTTTGAAGCTACAAGTTGCATCTGAGACTTTTTTAAATACTTTAACTCCTTATGCAAAAGAGTATGGATATATTTGTATAGATGCTGGAGTAGTAAATGCTAAGGCTATGTGTAGTGCAATGTGTAAAAGTGCTAGGTTTGTAGAGCAAAAAGTAGAATCTATAGTTTATGATGAAGCATATTGGGTTATAAATGAGATATATAGTGCTAAAAATGTTTTACTTGCAACAGGTGCTTATGAGTCAATTATAAAAGAACCATATATAAAGTTAAGTGGTGTGTGGGGGCATCGCATTGATATTGAAACTTCAAGTGAAAATCCTTGCAGTATTCATCAAGATGTTTCTATATCTCCAAGCTTTAATGGCGAATTAGCTATCGGTGCGACACATAATGTTCACTATCATCCGCAAAAGTCTACTACTCCTTATGATTTGCAAGAAGGTAGAGCAGAATTACTTAGTAAAGCTGGTAAAACTATTAAACTGAAAGACATTAAAGTTTTGAGAGATTTTACAGGTCTTCGTTCTGGTTCTTATGATTACATGCCTATTGTTGGTGGATTAGTTATGTCTAAAGAAACATTAGCTAGTAAAAATATTAGATATGAAGTAGAGAGTTCAAATACACAAAACTACACCTACTATCCAAACTTATACATGATAAATGGAAATGGTGGTTATGGTTTTGTTTTAGCTCCATATATAGCAAAAATATTAAGTGAGCATATCTTAGAAGCTAAAGAGATAAGTAAAAGATTAAGCCCAAATAGGTTTTTTACTAGATGGGCTAAAAAATTATTTTAA
- a CDS encoding IS5 family transposase translates to MQLSFFDHAMKYQGGKKSMKFLNEMKEIIPFEAIEKILIEKNVYKPNKGKTGRPSIIAKILVGSLFLQNWYGLSDPMTRVTVSLPETVEELIHDRISFRKFLDIKDEDTIPDETTICKFRNKLIKEELLGSIFEEVKKMMESKRLILNEGTLIDATLIHSSEPKRKKDDKGKVISNKAHDSDATYTSKRGRKHHGLKMHIATDTNGIIKKVIATTASTHDSTQFDELTQDEDKAIFADSGYMQKARKVALRAKGIFAGIVERRVRGQSKLRPKQSRNNTRFSKIRCLVELPFAFIKQHMNFRKTRYRGIDKNQQHFFMLAACYNLRRTPALVRARN, encoded by the coding sequence ATGCAACTAAGTTTTTTTGACCATGCCATGAAATACCAAGGTGGTAAGAAGAGTATGAAGTTTCTAAATGAGATGAAAGAGATTATTCCATTTGAAGCAATTGAGAAAATACTTATAGAGAAAAATGTATATAAACCTAACAAAGGTAAGACAGGAAGACCATCTATCATTGCAAAGATATTAGTAGGCTCACTCTTCTTGCAGAATTGGTATGGATTGTCAGATCCAATGACACGTGTGACAGTTTCCTTACCAGAAACTGTAGAAGAGCTTATACATGACCGTATAAGCTTTAGAAAGTTTCTTGATATTAAAGATGAAGACACTATTCCAGATGAGACTACAATTTGTAAATTTAGAAACAAACTTATAAAAGAAGAGCTGCTAGGTTCAATATTTGAAGAAGTAAAAAAGATGATGGAATCTAAAAGACTTATACTCAATGAGGGAACTCTTATAGACGCTACTCTCATCCACTCAAGCGAACCAAAGAGAAAAAAAGATGACAAGGGTAAAGTTATTTCAAATAAAGCCCATGATTCTGATGCAACCTATACTTCAAAAAGAGGTCGTAAACATCATGGATTAAAGATGCATATAGCAACTGATACAAACGGTATCATCAAAAAAGTAATAGCTACAACTGCATCAACTCATGATAGTACTCAATTCGATGAACTTACTCAAGATGAAGATAAAGCTATCTTTGCAGATAGCGGCTATATGCAAAAGGCAAGAAAAGTGGCACTAAGAGCAAAAGGTATTTTTGCTGGTATAGTTGAAAGACGAGTAAGAGGTCAATCGAAACTAAGACCTAAACAATCAAGAAATAATACAAGATTCTCAAAGATAAGATGTCTCGTGGAATTACCATTCGCATTTATAAAACAACATATGAACTTCAGAAAAACCAGATATCGGGGAATAGATAAAAATCAACAACACTTTTTTATGTTGGCTGCTTGTTATAATCTGAGACGGACACCTGCACTGGTAAGGGCTAGGAACTGA
- a CDS encoding alpha/beta hydrolase, with translation MIYIAFLFFTFLILIYAFYEWQYHMIFTPTLHRESELDDKFEMLSINNEDGIELEGVVFTPKEFKNTMLFFGGRSHDVVGLIKKLSLTYPTLRIISFNYRSYGKSEGVASEKNLFKDSLQIASLTQKYYGDFYILGFSLGSSVASYVASKHKNLGVILVGSFDSIASVAKEKFVQRGVFPMIDLSNVFRYKFRNYEHVQSIDAKTYLFVSRDDETTYIQNARNLKNYIKNLALYKEVDGLSHKELLWDEKVVEEINGVIR, from the coding sequence ATGATTTACATAGCTTTTTTATTTTTTACATTTTTGATTTTAATTTATGCTTTTTATGAGTGGCAATATCATATGATTTTTACTCCAACCTTGCATAGAGAGAGTGAGCTTGACGATAAATTTGAGATGCTTAGTATAAACAATGAAGATGGAATTGAGCTTGAAGGTGTTGTTTTTACTCCAAAAGAGTTTAAAAATACGATGCTCTTTTTTGGTGGTCGTTCACACGATGTAGTAGGTTTGATTAAAAAACTATCACTTACTTACCCAACACTTAGGATTATCTCTTTTAACTACCGTTCTTATGGAAAAAGTGAGGGTGTAGCAAGTGAGAAAAATCTTTTTAAAGATTCACTTCAAATCGCTTCATTAACTCAAAAGTATTATGGTGATTTTTATATTTTAGGATTTTCTTTAGGTTCAAGTGTTGCCTCTTATGTTGCGAGTAAACACAAGAATTTGGGAGTTATTTTAGTTGGCTCTTTTGATTCCATCGCATCTGTCGCAAAAGAAAAGTTCGTACAAAGAGGTGTTTTTCCTATGATTGATTTGAGTAATGTTTTTAGATACAAATTTAGAAACTATGAACATGTTCAAAGTATAGATGCCAAGACTTATCTTTTTGTAAGTCGTGATGATGAAACAACATATATCCAAAATGCTAGAAATCTAAAAAATTATATTAAAAATTTAGCTCTTTACAAAGAAGTAGATGGATTAAGCCACAAAGAGTTACTTTGGGATGAGAAAGTAGTAGAAGAAATTAATGGAGTAATTAGATGA
- a CDS encoding YdcF family protein — MNEVGFFLKKLVSFFIEPYGMILLLFIFWYLFLKMKKKNLSTASLYLAFTFMFLFSYPPFSNFLISNLEDMQTKYDYKREAKYIHVLGSGHNTDATQPLSSQIRPTGLTRVIEGVIIHKHLKDSKLIFTGYARKTDTSNALMHAKIAMELGVNKENIIVGSEPKDTKEEALFSKDIVKNSSLILVTSASHMPRAISLFKNTGIDAISASTDFQKRDDISFFMLPSIDSFENSQIAIHEYYGILWNKLRS, encoded by the coding sequence ATGAATGAAGTAGGATTTTTTTTAAAGAAGTTGGTTTCTTTTTTTATAGAGCCTTACGGAATGATTCTTTTACTATTTATCTTTTGGTATCTATTTTTAAAGATGAAGAAAAAAAACTTATCAACTGCTTCTTTATATCTTGCTTTTACTTTTATGTTTTTATTCTCTTACCCACCATTTTCAAATTTTTTAATCAGTAACCTAGAAGATATGCAAACAAAATATGATTATAAACGAGAGGCAAAATATATTCATGTTTTAGGAAGTGGACACAATACAGATGCTACGCAACCTCTCTCTTCACAAATCAGACCAACAGGCTTAACTAGGGTGATTGAAGGTGTTATAATTCACAAGCATTTAAAAGACTCGAAGCTTATTTTTACAGGTTATGCTAGAAAAACAGATACTTCAAATGCTTTAATGCATGCAAAAATAGCAATGGAACTTGGAGTAAATAAAGAAAATATTATAGTTGGAAGTGAGCCAAAGGATACAAAAGAAGAGGCTCTTTTTAGTAAAGATATAGTAAAAAATTCTTCTCTTATTTTAGTTACATCTGCAAGTCACATGCCTCGTGCCATAAGCCTTTTTAAAAATACTGGAATTGACGCTATATCAGCATCTACAGATTTTCAAAAAAGAGATGACATAAGTTTTTTTATGCTTCCGAGTATTGATTCTTTTGAAAATTCTCAAATAGCTATTCATGAATATTATGGTATTTTGTGGAATAAATTAAGAAGTTAA
- a CDS encoding LTA synthase family protein encodes MFLKLPKILRFLLVFIPSLTFLYVFMRVVFYIVFSDPSSPLIFNDYAQAMWLGFRFDLRMVILMIVPLFFLGGIKWLSPFNGGFFKYFWLVYLGLVFAFYFLFYTIDFGHFAYLHTRVDFTAIRFLENLDISTQMVWESYPVVWISLGVFLVNIIFIFFTYRLIVDIEEQRKIKISINQGIVFGFVAFIILLVGGYSKFSQYPLRWSEAAFSKHAFATQLTYNPIHYFFDTWKNGRVSYDKKEVKKYYSLMSDFLGVKDKDEESLNFKREITPKHIIGKKPNIVIVILESFASYKSSVSNNPIDPSPVMNDLAKNGYFFKNYFTPSTGTARSIYTTVTSLPDVELKGTSSRNPLIVDQHSIAQDFKGYEKSYFIGGSASWGNIRGMLTQSMTNLKLYEEGDYSSPRNDVWGISDIDLFREANKVLVKEKEPFFSVIQTSGNHRPYTIPNDSYGFKVRDDISEEEVVKYGFQSVKEYNSFRFMDYCVGHYMELARKSEYYKNTIFIFWGDHGIHGRTGEHTFVGESNSNLGLGSHRVPFVIYSPLIKEPKVYDTVLSEIDALPTIASMANISYTATTLGRDVFDEEFDNSRYAFTIQHSSNPTIGLVGEKYYFRTKADGTNEALFDIYSDSPLEDHSDQNEELLQKMKDLTFGIYETAKYIPYFNKQADVKK; translated from the coding sequence ATGTTTTTAAAACTTCCCAAAATTTTAAGATTTTTACTTGTTTTTATACCTTCTTTGACATTTCTTTATGTTTTTATGAGAGTTGTTTTTTATATAGTTTTTTCTGACCCATCTTCTCCTCTGATTTTCAATGATTATGCTCAAGCTATGTGGCTAGGTTTTAGGTTCGATTTAAGAATGGTTATTTTGATGATTGTACCTCTTTTCTTTTTGGGAGGTATTAAGTGGCTTAGTCCATTTAATGGAGGCTTTTTTAAATATTTTTGGCTTGTCTATCTAGGTTTAGTATTTGCTTTTTATTTTTTATTTTACACTATTGACTTTGGACATTTTGCATATCTTCATACAAGGGTAGATTTTACAGCTATAAGATTTTTAGAAAATTTAGATATTTCGACTCAAATGGTTTGGGAGAGTTACCCAGTTGTTTGGATATCTTTGGGTGTATTTTTAGTAAATATAATTTTTATATTTTTCACATATAGGTTAATAGTTGATATCGAAGAACAAAGAAAGATAAAAATATCTATAAATCAAGGTATAGTTTTTGGTTTTGTGGCATTTATAATTCTTCTTGTTGGAGGTTATAGTAAGTTTTCGCAGTATCCTCTTAGGTGGAGTGAAGCAGCTTTTTCAAAACATGCTTTTGCTACTCAACTAACTTACAACCCTATACACTATTTTTTTGATACTTGGAAAAATGGAAGAGTATCTTACGATAAAAAAGAAGTTAAAAAATACTACTCTTTGATGAGTGATTTTTTGGGTGTAAAAGATAAAGATGAAGAAAGTTTAAACTTTAAAAGAGAAATAACTCCAAAACACATAATAGGTAAAAAACCAAATATTGTTATAGTTATTTTAGAATCTTTTGCTTCATATAAATCTAGTGTATCAAATAATCCTATAGACCCTTCTCCTGTTATGAATGATTTAGCTAAAAATGGGTACTTCTTTAAAAACTATTTTACTCCATCAACTGGAACTGCCCGTTCTATCTATACTACAGTTACAAGTCTTCCAGATGTGGAACTAAAAGGTACATCTTCTCGTAATCCTCTTATAGTTGATCAGCATAGTATTGCTCAAGATTTTAAAGGGTATGAGAAGTCTTATTTCATCGGTGGCTCAGCTTCATGGGGAAATATTCGTGGTATGCTAACTCAATCAATGACAAACTTAAAGCTTTATGAAGAAGGAGATTACTCATCACCTCGTAATGATGTTTGGGGTATTTCAGACATAGACCTTTTTCGTGAAGCAAATAAGGTACTAGTAAAAGAAAAAGAGCCATTTTTTAGTGTGATTCAAACTTCAGGAAATCATAGACCATATACTATTCCAAATGATAGTTATGGTTTTAAAGTTAGAGATGATATAAGTGAAGAAGAAGTTGTGAAGTATGGTTTTCAATCTGTAAAGGAGTATAATTCATTTAGATTTATGGACTACTGCGTTGGTCATTATATGGAACTTGCAAGAAAAAGTGAATACTACAAAAATACTATCTTTATCTTTTGGGGAGACCACGGCATCCATGGAAGAACAGGTGAGCATACTTTTGTTGGAGAGAGTAATTCAAACCTAGGTTTAGGCTCACACAGAGTCCCTTTTGTAATCTACTCACCACTTATAAAAGAGCCAAAAGTATATGACACCGTCTTAAGTGAAATAGATGCACTCCCAACAATTGCATCTATGGCAAACATCTCATATACTGCAACAACTCTAGGTCGAGATGTCTTTGATGAAGAATTTGACAATAGTAGATATGCTTTTACAATCCAGCATAGTTCAAACCCTACAATTGGTTTAGTTGGAGAAAAATACTACTTTAGAACAAAAGCAGATGGAACAAATGAGGCTCTTTTTGATATATATAGTGATTCCCCACTAGAAGATCATTCAGACCAAAATGAAGAGTTACTACAAAAGATGAAAGATTTAACTTTTGGCATCTATGAAACTGCTAAATATATTCCTTATTTTAATAAACAAGCAGATGTTAAAAAGTAG
- the truA gene encoding tRNA pseudouridine(38-40) synthase TruA — protein sequence MRCALTLSYDGTHFLGSQTQKSSNNTILGNLQKVLLQLSIDSKIIASGRTDKGVHATGQVCHIDLPAFWTDLKKLKKVLNEMLPPSIKVKNIIKVNEQFHARYSAKRRVYRYIMKESKSNPFEENYITFLNSINFDEIQKNIKLFLGEHDFSNFKKTGSDTKSNIRVIYKASVYKHKKYIVLNFEANGFLRSQIRLMVGALLKLDASKIIALLNCEKDFKIKPAPSNGLYLSKIKY from the coding sequence ATGCGTTGTGCATTAACCTTGTCTTATGATGGCACTCATTTTTTAGGCTCACAAACTCAAAAAAGCTCAAACAACACCATATTAGGTAATTTACAAAAAGTTCTTTTACAACTTAGTATAGACTCTAAAATCATAGCATCTGGAAGAACAGATAAAGGAGTTCATGCAACTGGACAAGTATGTCATATTGATTTACCTGCATTTTGGACAGATTTAAAAAAACTAAAAAAAGTTTTAAATGAGATGCTACCACCAAGTATAAAAGTAAAAAATATCATAAAGGTAAATGAGCAATTTCATGCAAGATATAGTGCTAAAAGAAGAGTTTATCGCTACATAATGAAAGAGTCAAAAAGTAACCCTTTTGAAGAAAACTATATTACATTTTTAAACTCTATAAATTTTGATGAAATACAAAAAAATATAAAACTTTTTTTAGGTGAACATGATTTTTCAAACTTTAAAAAAACAGGAAGTGATACAAAAAGCAATATAAGAGTTATCTACAAAGCATCTGTATATAAACATAAGAAGTATATTGTCTTAAATTTTGAAGCGAATGGATTTTTAAGAAGTCAAATTAGATTAATGGTCGGAGCGTTATTAAAACTAGATGCATCTAAAATAATAGCTCTACTCAACTGCGAAAAAGACTTTAAGATAAAACCCGCACCAAGCAACGGGCTTTATCTCTCTAAAATAAAATACTAA
- a CDS encoding LptF/LptG family permease, which produces MDRLRKYMLNNLFMIFLSMFMPLFAIASVIFMIKLATYTAVIQLSILDMLKLYTFVLPEILFYTLPITFFIAATLSLFKLSTDNEMVVLFSLGIHPSFILKTFLKPAALLSVLLMFNFFILFPHSTTLSSNFVSYKKSEAKFNLSASEFGHSFGDWLLYIDKDNGNETYSNVILFNKNKKEEIIINAKKAQIINDSGILRLKLTDGKGYSYSTKKLSQIDFEVMYINDTMATDLATYRSPIEYWLSDERKESKTHMMITDVLLSLFPLISLFLVASIGIVHVRHQKGRIYLYLFLGILIFYGATLGLQKTLVYYTIPFVIISWLTGTYYMYKKTILDRF; this is translated from the coding sequence ATGGATAGACTTAGAAAATATATGCTCAACAATCTTTTTATGATTTTTTTATCAATGTTTATGCCTCTTTTTGCCATCGCATCTGTTATCTTTATGATTAAACTTGCGACATATACAGCAGTTATACAACTAAGCATCTTAGATATGTTAAAACTCTACACCTTTGTTTTACCAGAAATTTTATTTTATACCTTGCCTATTACATTTTTTATTGCTGCGACTCTATCTTTGTTTAAACTCTCAACAGATAATGAAATGGTTGTTCTTTTTTCTCTTGGGATCCACCCTAGTTTTATATTAAAAACATTTTTAAAACCAGCAGCTTTACTATCTGTACTTTTAATGTTTAATTTTTTTATACTTTTTCCACACTCTACTACACTTTCAAGTAACTTTGTCTCCTATAAAAAAAGTGAAGCTAAGTTTAATCTGAGTGCATCTGAGTTTGGACATAGTTTTGGTGACTGGTTACTTTATATTGACAAAGATAATGGTAATGAAACTTACTCCAATGTTATTTTATTTAACAAAAATAAAAAAGAAGAGATTATTATCAATGCAAAAAAAGCTCAAATCATTAATGATTCAGGGATTTTAAGATTAAAGCTTACCGATGGAAAAGGCTATAGTTATTCCACAAAAAAACTATCACAAATTGATTTTGAAGTCATGTATATAAATGATACTATGGCAACTGACCTTGCAACATATCGTTCACCTATTGAATATTGGCTATCAGATGAGAGAAAAGAAAGTAAAACTCATATGATGATTACTGATGTTCTTTTGAGTCTTTTTCCTCTTATAAGTCTTTTTCTAGTTGCGAGTATTGGTATAGTTCATGTTCGTCATCAGAAAGGAAGAATATATTTATACCTATTTTTAGGCATTTTAATTTTTTATGGAGCAACTCTAGGACTACAAAAAACTTTAGTTTACTACACTATTCCATTTGTTATAATTAGTTGGTTAACAGGAACATACTATATGTATAAAAAAACAATTTTAGATAGGTTTTAA
- a CDS encoding prepilin peptidase — METLFAFILGTLIGSFINVLILRIPKDESVVFGASHCPECLNSLKPWHNIPIFSWIFLRGKCSFCKTKISSQYPIIEFISGLIFLILATKYTLSLPLLLIGFSFLMLLALSIIDFKYKMVPDSLNLLAMFFAIFGAWNLNGVFLNFQNALLFAGGFTLLRFALSYYLTSSSYRAGLKTKTPWNKHYDRTPFIEAMGEGDIMVAATMGALLGAKLTLVAVFLSAILALPVMLLLLNKSAQEQRVPFVPFLALATFIVYIYDSPILSYIEANY; from the coding sequence ATGGAAACACTTTTTGCTTTTATACTTGGTACTTTAATAGGCTCATTTATTAATGTTTTAATTTTAAGAATTCCAAAAGATGAGAGTGTAGTTTTTGGCGCATCTCATTGTCCAGAATGCTTGAATTCACTCAAACCTTGGCACAATATTCCTATATTTTCTTGGATTTTCTTAAGAGGAAAATGCTCTTTTTGTAAAACTAAAATTTCCTCACAATATCCAATTATAGAGTTTATATCTGGTCTAATATTTTTAATATTAGCTACTAAATATACTTTATCTCTTCCTTTACTTTTAATAGGTTTTAGTTTTTTAATGCTCTTAGCTCTTTCTATAATTGATTTTAAATATAAAATGGTTCCAGATTCTTTAAACCTTTTGGCTATGTTTTTTGCAATTTTTGGAGCATGGAACCTAAATGGAGTTTTTCTAAACTTTCAAAATGCTCTTCTTTTTGCTGGTGGTTTTACACTGTTAAGGTTTGCACTTTCTTACTACTTAACCTCTAGTAGTTACCGAGCAGGACTAAAGACAAAAACTCCGTGGAATAAACATTATGACAGAACACCATTTATAGAAGCAATGGGAGAAGGTGACATAATGGTAGCTGCAACTATGGGGGCTTTACTTGGTGCTAAACTAACTCTAGTCGCTGTCTTTTTATCTGCTATTTTAGCCTTGCCGGTAATGCTACTTCTACTTAACAAATCAGCCCAAGAACAAAGAGTTCCTTTTGTGCCATTTTTAGCACTAGCAACTTTTATAGTTTATATTTACGATTCACCAATACTTTCATATATCGAGGCTAATTATTAA
- a CDS encoding di-trans,poly-cis-decaprenylcistransferase — MNSAKHIAIIMDGNGRWAELQDKKRVKGHEEGAKVVKNITTYCSNNPDIERLTLYAFSTENWKRPRLEVEFLMKLLERYLKNELSVYLKNNVRFEPIGDIRAFSKSLQKTINEVKEKTAHCDGLVQSLALNYGAQDEIVRAINKLKSNEENITEAMLSNELDCKHCVDLLIRTGGDHRLSNFLLWQAAYAELFFIDTLWPDFTKEDLEKIIKKFTKIERRFGGLK; from the coding sequence ATGAATAGTGCAAAACATATAGCCATCATCATGGATGGAAATGGTCGTTGGGCTGAACTTCAAGACAAAAAAAGAGTAAAGGGGCATGAAGAAGGTGCTAAAGTTGTTAAAAACATTACAACTTACTGCTCAAATAATCCTGATATAGAACGATTAACACTTTATGCGTTTTCAACTGAAAACTGGAAAAGACCTCGCTTGGAAGTTGAGTTTTTAATGAAACTACTAGAGAGGTATTTAAAAAATGAACTGAGTGTTTATCTAAAAAATAATGTTAGATTTGAACCAATTGGCGACATAAGAGCTTTTTCAAAATCTTTACAAAAAACCATAAATGAGGTAAAAGAAAAAACTGCTCATTGCGATGGTTTAGTTCAATCTTTAGCTTTAAACTATGGTGCACAAGATGAGATAGTACGAGCGATAAACAAACTAAAAAGCAACGAAGAAAACATTACAGAGGCAATGCTTAGTAATGAACTGGATTGTAAACACTGTGTTGATTTACTTATACGAACAGGTGGTGACCATAGGCTTTCTAACTTCTTACTTTGGCAGGCAGCTTATGCAGAACTATTCTTCATTGACACACTTTGGCCTGATTTTACAAAAGAAGACTTAGAGAAAATCATAAAAAAATTTACAAAAATTGAACGCCGTTTTGGAGGTTTAAAATAA